ACCCTGAATAAAGGAGACCTCATTTCAAATGGAGTCGGGAGGCCAGCAGGGAGAGCTCTCACGCCCTACCACTGCAGGCCATTGCAGACCCCAACAAAGACAAACTGCTTGGCATTCCCAACAGGAAGAAGCTTACTTTCCCTACtccagcaagagaaaaaaagaatttctcctcGCCCAGCAACAAGCTCAGCCAATAGGAAAATACCACAACTGGGCTAATGAGAAACCGTCAGCACCTCGAACTGTTGCTGTCCTTTGTGTGGACTTTGCCTTTACAGCAGTCCCTCCCAACCACCTCCTTTTCCCCAGAAAGTTCCAAAAATCCAAAGATTCCTCTGGTCTCATCTCCAGACTGGCCTATGGGGTGCCATAGTTTGCATGTCCCGAATTGCAATTCCTCTGCTACacccaaataaacccattttgctGATAAACTATAACCGGCTGTTTTACCTTTTAGGTGGACAAACCTGTTGAAGAACTGAAAGGACTGATATGACTCAGCAAAGATTAGGTACTGCTTTGTCAAGAATACTGAGGACCATTTTGACGACAACGGGCCCTCATAAACCGTAAGTCAGTAGCATTCATTATGGGGCGATGATGATGCCCTTGACCTTATCGTCTGTAAAATAAGTGTAGGTGTTTCATGCAACTTGCtgaggaggatgaggagaaaggtcTGGCCGCGCCACAGCCAAGTTCCACGCAAAGGCACACGTGGAAACGATCTCGGCCACAGTCACAGCGCGGGAATTGAACTCCCTGAGGAAAGAGATTCCCAGCCTGGGAGGTGCGGGGCGCCTGCGCAGTGGGCCCGAGGCGCCTCACGCGCTGCGGGAGCAGCGAGACCCCCGCCTCCGCCCCTCGCCCTCCAACGTGAACGCGCACGTGAATGTGGACGTGGACGCGGACGCGCACGCGAATGCGCCTCACCTCCCTCAACCCCTGCCGGGCGGCTGAGGAGGGAAAAAGACGCCCACAGGAGCCGCGGGTGGGCTGTGTGCGGAGTGGCAGACCCGCCGCGACGGCGGCGGcaggcgcgggggcggcggcgcgcgcggggggcggcggcgcctcgtccGCTCAGGCGGCTGCGCTCGGGACCCTCCGGCCCGCACGAGGGACGAGCTAACTGACGTACctcgcccgcccccgcccccgcccccgcccccgccccagccccatcTCTCCTCGGGTTCCTGGGACTCAGGGCTAGAGCGCTTTCTCTCTTTGCACCTCTACTCAGCTCTTTCTGTCCCCGGCACCTCAGGCAGCAGCGGCGGCGAGCGGCGGGAGCGGACGGCCCAGAGGATGAAGTGCAAGCCGAACCAGACGCGCACCTACGACCCGGAGGGGTTCAAGAAGCGAGCGGCGTGCCTGTGCTTCCGGAGCGAGCGCGAGGACGAGGTGCTGTTAGTGAGTAGCAGTCGGTACCCGGACCGCTGGATCGTGCCGGGCGGGGGCATGGAGCCCGAGGAGGAGCCGGGCGGTGCAGCAGTCCGAGAGGTGTACGAAGAGGCGGGAGTGAAGGGGAAGTTAGGCCGGCTCCTGGGCATTTTCGAGCAGAACCAAGACCGCAAGCACAGAACGTACGTGTACGTACTGACTGTCACTGAGATTCTGGAGGAT
This window of the Vulpes vulpes isolate BD-2025 unplaced genomic scaffold, VulVul3 u000000751, whole genome shotgun sequence genome carries:
- the NUDT11 gene encoding diphosphoinositol polyphosphate phosphohydrolase 3-beta isoform X2, translated to MKCKPNQTRTYDPEGFKKRAACLCFRSEREDEVLLVSSSRYPDRWIVPGGGMEPEEEPGGAAVREVYEEAGVKGKLGRLLGIFEQNQDRKHRTYVYVLTVTEILEDWEDSVSIGRKREWFKIEDAIKVLQCHKPVHAEYLEKLKLGGSPTNGNSVAASLPQSDP